TACCGTTAGGTTGCCGTTAGGTGCTTTTCCTATCACCCTCTTCATATTTGCAATGTCGAAACCAAACAAATAACTGCAAAGGTTTAGTGAAGACAAAACTCGCAACTTCTCTTTATGAATTTTTAAAAATGATAGCTATGAAATGGATGAAATTAATAGTAACCGTTTTACTTACCTTCTCCTTATCATATATTTTTGCTCAAAACCTTATAGTTTCTGGCAAAGTAATCAGTAATGAAAACGAGGTATTACCTTATGCTACGGTAGTCGTATTTAACACTGATAAATCGGTAATTACAGGTGACATTACCAATGAAAATGGATTGTTTTCCATTAATGGACTGCAACAGGGTGAATACACCCTAGAGGTTTCCTTTGTAGGCTATGAAAGTTATTCCGTAACCATAAACCTTGAACAATCCATCATGCTGGATACTATCCGCTTAAACGCCGGGGTGAGCATAGGTGAGATTGAAGTAAGCGCACACCGTAAAATGCTAAAGTCAGATCAGGGCAGGCTTATACTTACAGTAAAGGATTCGTACCTGACGAGGCTACCTAACGCCACAGATGTAATGGCGTTTGTGCCAGGTGTAGTTGTACAAGGCGAAAATATAGAAGTAGCGGGAAAAGGCATACCGCTGATTTTTATTAACGGGCGTGAAGTGAAAAACCGGGCACAAATCAGCAGCCTGCAACCTGAACGTATCAAGTCCATTATGGTTGACCGTAACCCATCAGCCAAATACGATGCCAGCTATAATAGCACTATTCACATCACCACCACAGCAGCTGCCAAACAGGAGCTTTCGGCGCAGTTGGTTCACGGTTCTGTAATGGGCAGGCTGTACAACCATTCCGAAACACTTAACATTAACCACGCTGCAGGAAACTGGACGAACTTTTTATCCTATAAATATAAGAATGCCCGTACCAAAGAGGGGGCAGAGGTTTTTCAGGATGTACAAACCACTGACATCGCGCAGAGAAATAGCTATAACGCATGGATGACCGAAAACCAACACCTGCATAGCCTTGTTTTTGGCAGCAACCTTAAAGTTAACGACAAACACAGCCTTGACCTACAGTATTATTTGGACAAAAGCAGGGGAAATGCCAATATAAATGGTACAGAAACCCTTACCGGACAGCAGAATGAAACCTATAATGTGCTAAGAGACTTTAACAAAAACAACGAAAAGCACACCTTAAACCTAAACTATCGTTGGGATGTAGATTCTGTGAACCATTTCAACCTGTATGCCGACTATTTATACCTGGACAATACCGACAATGAAAATGTAAATAACGTTTCAACCACCGATGCCTCCAATGATAGCTACATCTTAAACAACCGCTCAAAGTTTAACACCTACGCTTTGCGGGCAGAATACAATACCCTTTTGTTTGGGGCTTACACGTTAGATGCAGGTGTCCGGTTTTCGGAAATTAAAAGCAATACGTTTTCTGAAATTGTAGCACTCTCACAGAATGAAGATACTGAAAATAAGTCTGTAATGACTGAGCATACGCTGGCTGCTTATACCACATTGGGGCGTGAGTTTGGAAACTTTTCGGCAGAAGCAGGTCTGCGTGCCGAGCGCAACGAAGGGGAATATCTGAAAAATAGTGTTTCTGTTTTTGATGGGAAAAGGATATTATCCAACTGGTTTCCGTCCCTGTCGCTTTCCTATACTTTTTCAGAAAAAGCACAGTTGAATCTGAACTATACCAGCAAAATTAGCCGGCCATCATTTTTAGATCTCGACCCCTCGGTAAGCTACCTTAGTAGCGTGCTGTATGAGCAGGGCAACCCTGAACTAAAACCAACAACAAGCCAAACTTTTGAGTTGGGTGGCACTTTTTGGGATAACCTAAACCTAAGTATTGACTATACGCGCGCCAAAAATGCTGTCGCCTATTTGGTTGAACCCGATAAAGCCAACCCAAATTTACTTATCAACCAAACAATAAATATTGATAAGGTTTCTTCATTGGGCGTTAATGCCACCTATAACTTTGCTGTTGAAAAGTGGCGCTCCAACCTAATTGGTAATGTTTCCGTGCCGTTCATGGAGTATCCGTATCAAGGTGAAAAGAAAAACAATAACATTACAAAATATCAGCTTATAACAACCAATTCATACATGGTTTCGCCCAAGCTATTTTTAATAGGGAATTTTGTGGCACAAAGCCGTTACAGCTATCTGAATAATTGTTTTTCGCCAACCTACACCCTTGTTTTGGCAGCTAACTTTGTAATGCTAAAAGGGAAAATGGTCTTGACCGTATTTGGAAACGATTTGTTGCAGAGATCCGAATCTGACGCATCCTCCGAATGGGGATATGTAAGCACGGGACAAAATGTAATGCCCGATTCACGAATGGTGGGAGTTACAGTAAAATTTAACCTCAATAAATTCGAAAACAAATTCAGTAAAATTGAAAGTGGTAACGATGAATTACAACGGATAGAAAAAGAGTAAAAAAGAACTCAACAACTATCCTACATTTCGGCAACAGAACCGTTAGCATTCAATGTAAAAGAAGGATTGTTCTGAAAAGAGAGAACAATCCTTCTTACAATCACTTCTTAAATTTTCTTGCCAATATAGAATACGTAGCCGTAATACTTACCGTATTTCGAATACAGTAGCGCTTCGTGCCGTTGGTTTGCAATAAGTTCCTCGGCAGTACGATTGCCTCTATATTTCTTCAGGAAAACTTCTTGCGCTTCAACTTGTGGAACATAATAATGGTCGGTCCAGCAGCTCTCTGGCAGTATAAAATTTGCTACCGGAACGTATCCGGCCTTTTGCAGCTGAGCTACTTTGTTCGGAATAGTGTCTATCTCGGGATAAGCATCCTGCCAAAACGTATTAATTTCGTCGGGACGCTCTGCAGTAAACCAAGATGCTTCCGAAACGGCAATATAACCTCCAGTTTTCAGAAATTTATGCCACTCGTACAAGCCTCGTTCAAATCCAATATTATAGATTGCTCCTTCACACCATATTAGGTCTAGCTCTTCGTTTCGAAAAGGAAGGTTATCCATTGAACCGACAATACCTTTTATTCTCGATTGAATTTTTCGCTTGGCGGCGTTCGTATTCAGCAAATCAACGAACGTAGGAAACAAGTCGATAGCAGTAATATGACCCGAAGTGTGCTGCGCCAAGACCATTGTTTGGCCCCCGGTACCACAGCCAATGTCGGCAATACGCGATTCGTTGGTGAGATTATCAATAAAGCGCAACGCATTAACGGTTGCATCGGGGCTACCGGGCCCTTGACGCTCCATGCTCGAAAAGTATTCGCAAATTAGGTTAAAGTCGAATTCGTGAATTGATTTATTTTCGTTACTCATGATGTTTAATTTTAGGATTGATAGCGTGGCATAAGCAGACAACATAGCTGTTGCCATGCCACAAGTTACATTAAAGTAAAGACATAAAAATAACTCCGACAAGAGTTTGTCTGAGTTATGCTGAGTGATAACCTTGGGCAGAATACCAAAGGTTATTTACCTTACCAAATCCATTTTAAACATCCACCGATTTTAGATTGTGCAAATCTATGGATTTTTCTGATAGCATCACACTCCATTAGTAGTTATTTTCAACAAGCTAGAGTGCCTGATCTTTGTTGAAGGGAACGGTATATAGTCTGCTGTGCTTCTGTCCTTTCATTTTTTTCATTACCTTTAGGTAAGCATTCATTCCTATAGCTTGGTTTATACATACTAGATTGGGTAGATAAACCAAGGTTTGTTGGGTTTATATTGCATGACGATATGAAACGTTTACTGTTATTAGTGCTATTTTTCCAGACAACATTTCTTAATAAATAACCATTTAAGCGGCACGAAGTGCCCAGCGAGAACCCCGAAGGGCTCATGAGCGAAGCGAATAACCCTGCTAGGCTCATGAGCGAAGCGAATAACGCCCGGTTGAGCCACATCCCGGGTTCAATGGTTTCTTTCTATGGGTTTTCAATGCAGTTATTCCTTGTGGAGAGCGATTTAGTGGTATAAACGGAACAGCTACCTACTACCGGTAAACAATATCGACTATTAAAATAGTTAGCTCCTTTTAGGGTTGCATCGCATTAGTTTGTCGTCACCATTCTGGCAATTTATGATTCGGAAGGCCTGTTACCGAATGCCCTGTTTTGCGCAGCCGGATTCTCTTTGGCCTGAAAGGCCTACCCGTAAAAGCGCAGGGCGCAGCCCTGTGTGAAAGCAAATACCCGATTGAGCAGCGAGTATTACAAAAAAGGCTCCCCTACACTAGCTGCGGCACTCCTACGCCACCCATTTGCTGGCGGCAGATACCGATTTGCGCTACATTCAACAGCTGATAGGGCACAAAAGCCGCAAGACAACCGAGATCTACGCGCATGTGAGCATAACAGGCCTAAAAGAAATATCAAATCACCCTTCGACGATATGTGAAAAAATATTCTACCTTTGAAATATAAACCAAACAAAGTTTGGTTTATAAACGAGTTGGCTTTAATGCAGAAGAGATGAACAAAAAAGCAATATTCATAATTTTCCCTGTTTTGTTATCCATTAATTTGAATGCTCAAAGCATAGCAGACAGTCTATATAAATTAGCATGGGATAAACACAATCAAAGACAATTTGAGGATGCAGCCAAATTGTTTGAAAAAAGTATTCAGCAAGGAAAAACATGGGCAGGAACTTATTTAAATGCAGCATCATCATGGGCTTATGCTGATAATAAAGAAAAAGTTTTTGAAAATCTTAACAAATTACCTGAAAAAGGATATTTAGATAAAGATTTTATTGTATTATGGTTTAGCGAATTTTATAAGTATCATGAAACACCAGAGTGGTCAAATTTAATGACTACATTTAATGTTAAAATTGATGACTTTTACAATTACGCAAAAACAATTGATTTTCAAAAGCTGACAAAAAAGCAAATGCTTGAAGATTTTGATACCCTTCAAAACAAATTATTAAGAGTAAGCCCGCATCTTATGCTCAAAGAAAAAGTTTATGGAATAAATTATAGTGATTATTTTAGTAATCTAAGAGGTGAAGTCGAAAAATGTAATTCAACAGATACATTTGCAATAATTTTATATAGAACATTAATTGTTTGTCAAGATGGTCATACAAGTTTTTCATCATTAAACCCATTTGAACATTTAAATGATGGAGAAAATATTAATTTTTGTTCTTCGATAGCAAAATATGAAATGCTTTATAATTCAGTTAAAGTAACTTCCGAAAACATTCCAAAATTCATTTATAAAGACGGCAAATATTTTCTTGCAAAAGAATTTATTTTTAATAAAATTAAAATTCCGCTTAAATCAGAATTAGTATCCGTTAATAGTCGATTACCTAAAGACTACGTTTTAGAAAATATCGAGTATAAAAGGTCGCTTTCGTGGGATTTTAATAACAATTGTTTTTATTCTGAAACCTTTCTTCAGCAAGATATTGCAGCAGATACAATAGTAAATCTTATTTTTAAGGACAAGGGCAAAGAATACCAGATAGCTTTGCATTTGCCAATTGGTTTTACTCACGAAAAAATTTCATCGATAAAAAATGGATTTGTTTTTTACTGGGAAGAAAACCAAATATTGTATATAAGAATGCCTAAAATGGTAAACGGACTATTTTATGCAAATGAAATTTTGAAATATAAAGATTATGAAATAACCAAAATCGTTGTTGATATTAGAGATAATCCAGGAGGTTCAGATTATGATTGGTCAGATATGTTATGTTCAATACTCCCAGACAGCTATTCACCAAAAATTAAATTAGGTTTTAATAAAGAAAACTCTAAGATATTCAATAAAATGGAGATTTTTGATTATAAGGATTTTCCAGAATTATATTTAAAATATATTGTTTCTGAAACAGGTTTTGAACACGAAGGACAGGAAAATATAAAATACAAAGGGAATATTTATATTTTTTTCAATCAATATACTTATTCATCAGCAGGTAGTTTAGTTAACTTATGTTATTACTTCGACAATTTAATATCAGTAGGTGAAGTTACAGGACGTGTTTTAGGTTTTGGAACAAATCCGTCTGAATATGAATTACCAAATTCAAAAATTAAATTCAGAATTGCTCCAACTATTGATTTAACCAATGTGGAAAATTATCAGGATATTTTTCATGATAAACCAGAAATTAGGATTGAGACAACAATAGACGATAAAATATTACTTTATGATAATTCCTACTCTATTGAGTATATAAAGAATAATGACCCATATATGAAACAAATAATGAAGCACTAAAGCTAACCTACAATAAACCCAATGCGGTTTACGAGCGGACAGAAACCGTGTTTTTATCTAGAAACCCCGCAAAATATTGCTTGGCTTACATAAATAAAACAGTAATTTTAGCATCAAGACCATATTTTACTATGAGCAAAACTGAAAACGTAAAGCTATTAAGTCCGCACTGTGTTTATTGTCAACGTTAGCGGTTATGAAATTGAGCACGTGGAAATACTATTCACATGAAAAGATTATCTTTGGAGAAAGATATGAACTATGGACTTGAAGATTATACATGGACAACTACTTGATAAATTTAGAGAATTGGTTGATCCGAACTTTCTTACTATCTTAAATTCTATTCCGAAACTTCAAATTCCAG
This region of Williamwhitmania taraxaci genomic DNA includes:
- a CDS encoding S41 family peptidase; its protein translation is MNKKAIFIIFPVLLSINLNAQSIADSLYKLAWDKHNQRQFEDAAKLFEKSIQQGKTWAGTYLNAASSWAYADNKEKVFENLNKLPEKGYLDKDFIVLWFSEFYKYHETPEWSNLMTTFNVKIDDFYNYAKTIDFQKLTKKQMLEDFDTLQNKLLRVSPHLMLKEKVYGINYSDYFSNLRGEVEKCNSTDTFAIILYRTLIVCQDGHTSFSSLNPFEHLNDGENINFCSSIAKYEMLYNSVKVTSENIPKFIYKDGKYFLAKEFIFNKIKIPLKSELVSVNSRLPKDYVLENIEYKRSLSWDFNNNCFYSETFLQQDIAADTIVNLIFKDKGKEYQIALHLPIGFTHEKISSIKNGFVFYWEENQILYIRMPKMVNGLFYANEILKYKDYEITKIVVDIRDNPGGSDYDWSDMLCSILPDSYSPKIKLGFNKENSKIFNKMEIFDYKDFPELYLKYIVSETGFEHEGQENIKYKGNIYIFFNQYTYSSAGSLVNLCYYFDNLISVGEVTGRVLGFGTNPSEYELPNSKIKFRIAPTIDLTNVENYQDIFHDKPEIRIETTIDDKILLYDNSYSIEYIKNNDPYMKQIMKH
- a CDS encoding TonB-dependent receptor domain-containing protein translates to MKWMKLIVTVLLTFSLSYIFAQNLIVSGKVISNENEVLPYATVVVFNTDKSVITGDITNENGLFSINGLQQGEYTLEVSFVGYESYSVTINLEQSIMLDTIRLNAGVSIGEIEVSAHRKMLKSDQGRLILTVKDSYLTRLPNATDVMAFVPGVVVQGENIEVAGKGIPLIFINGREVKNRAQISSLQPERIKSIMVDRNPSAKYDASYNSTIHITTTAAAKQELSAQLVHGSVMGRLYNHSETLNINHAAGNWTNFLSYKYKNARTKEGAEVFQDVQTTDIAQRNSYNAWMTENQHLHSLVFGSNLKVNDKHSLDLQYYLDKSRGNANINGTETLTGQQNETYNVLRDFNKNNEKHTLNLNYRWDVDSVNHFNLYADYLYLDNTDNENVNNVSTTDASNDSYILNNRSKFNTYALRAEYNTLLFGAYTLDAGVRFSEIKSNTFSEIVALSQNEDTENKSVMTEHTLAAYTTLGREFGNFSAEAGLRAERNEGEYLKNSVSVFDGKRILSNWFPSLSLSYTFSEKAQLNLNYTSKISRPSFLDLDPSVSYLSSVLYEQGNPELKPTTSQTFELGGTFWDNLNLSIDYTRAKNAVAYLVEPDKANPNLLINQTINIDKVSSLGVNATYNFAVEKWRSNLIGNVSVPFMEYPYQGEKKNNNITKYQLITTNSYMVSPKLFLIGNFVAQSRYSYLNNCFSPTYTLVLAANFVMLKGKMVLTVFGNDLLQRSESDASSEWGYVSTGQNVMPDSRMVGVTVKFNLNKFENKFSKIESGNDELQRIEKE
- a CDS encoding class I SAM-dependent methyltransferase, with translation MSNENKSIHEFDFNLICEYFSSMERQGPGSPDATVNALRFIDNLTNESRIADIGCGTGGQTMVLAQHTSGHITAIDLFPTFVDLLNTNAAKRKIQSRIKGIVGSMDNLPFRNEELDLIWCEGAIYNIGFERGLYEWHKFLKTGGYIAVSEASWFTAERPDEINTFWQDAYPEIDTIPNKVAQLQKAGYVPVANFILPESCWTDHYYVPQVEAQEVFLKKYRGNRTAEELIANQRHEALLYSKYGKYYGYVFYIGKKI